A window of Juglans regia cultivar Chandler chromosome 7, Walnut 2.0, whole genome shotgun sequence contains these coding sequences:
- the LOC109007175 gene encoding protein LIGHT-DEPENDENT SHORT HYPOCOTYLS 4-like: MDSLHEFDTSNTDHDGPSIDFSTNTIITNPTTLPNPVPPSSSSSTLSRYENQKRRDWNTFGQYLRNHRPPLSLSRCSGAHVLEFLRYLDQFGKTKVHTQLCPFFGHPNPPAPCPCPLRQAWGSLDALIGRLRAAFEEHGGKPEANPFGARAVRLYLREVRDSQSKARGVSYEKKKRKRPPQPPAALPPPPNTSQ, from the coding sequence ATGGATTCACTTCACGAATTTGACACCTCAAACACAGATCATGACGGCCCGAGCATCGACTTCAGCACAAATACCATCATCACAAACCCAACTACCTTACCTAACCCCGTACCACCATCTTCGTCATCCTCCACTCTAAGCCGCTATGAGAACCAGAAGCGCCGGGACTGGAATACCTTCGGCCAGTACCTCCGGAACCACCGCCCTCCGCTATCTCTCTCTCGCTGCAGCGGTGCTCATGTGCTTGAATTCCTCAGGTACTTGGACCAGTTCGGCAAGACCAAGGTCCACACTCAGCTCTGTCCCTTCTTTGGGCACCCAAACCCACCTGCGCCGTGCCCTTGCCCACTACGCCAAGCCTGGGGGTCCCTTGACGCCCTCATCGGCCGCCTCCGGGCGGCCTTTGAAGAGCACGGGGGAAAGCCCGAGGCGAACCCATTCGGAGCTCGAGCGGTGAGGCTCTATCTACGTGAGGTTCGTGATTCGCAATCCAAGGCAAGGGGGGTTAGCTACGAGAAGAAGAAGCGCAAGCGCCCGCCGCAGCCGCCAGCTGCATTGCCACCGCCTCCGAATACGAGTCAGTAA